In Sulfuricaulis sp., the following proteins share a genomic window:
- a CDS encoding DUF2188 domain-containing protein produces the protein MGFDQKGFLVFRVQQGNTGKWNVMEVGIMKPLASFDTQKQATEYVHDLASAKDGSKVEILSELGMQIAEVEIADVDAKASSR, from the coding sequence AGGGATTTCTGGTATTTCGTGTGCAACAGGGCAATACCGGCAAGTGGAACGTCATGGAAGTGGGAATCATGAAACCGCTGGCCTCATTCGACACGCAAAAGCAAGCGACTGAATATGTGCACGATCTGGCCAGCGCCAAAGATGGATCGAAGGTGGAAATCCTCAGCGAACTTGGCATGCAAATAGCGGAAGTTGAAATAGCGGATGTTGATGCCAAAGCCTCATCCCGCTGA